The genomic segment GTGTTCGCGAACGTTCCCGAATTCGCCCATACCTTCCTGATCAACGGCACGGCCGGCGTTCACGAGGGGTTCGCGGGCCTGATCCTCAAGCCCTGGGGCGAGCGCGAACGCAGCGCGTCGCAGATCCAGCAGGCGCTCCAGCCGGAGCTCGCCGGCATTGCCGGCCTCCAGGTCCAGGCCTTCTCGCCGCCCGCACTGCCGGGCTCGACAGGCGGCCTGCCGTTCCAGTTCGTCATCACCTCGACGGGCGACTACCAGCAGCTCGCGGAGGTGCTGGACGAGGTGCGCAACACCGCCCAGCAGAGCGGCCTGTTCCTGTTCACCGATACCGATCTGAGCTTCGACACGCCGCAGGTCGAGTTCCGGATCGACCATGACAAGGCCAACAGCCTCGGCATCTCCATGGCCGATATCGGCGGCGCGCTCGCGACGCTGCTCGGCGGCAACTACGTCAACCGCTTCGACCTCTATGGCCGTTCCTACGAGGTGATCCCGCAGGTGCCGCGCAAATATCGCGTCACCTCCGACTGGCTCACCCGCTATCAGGTGCGCACCAAGGCGGGCAAGCTCGTGCCGCTGTCGACGGTCGCGACGGTCGAGAACTCCGTCCAGCCGAACTCGCTCAACACTTTCCAGCAGCTCAACTCCGCGACGCTGTCGGGCGTGCTGTTCCCGGGGCGCAGCATGGGCGAGGCGGTGTCCTTCGTGGAACAGAAGGCGCAGGGCTTCCCGGAAGGCTTCTCCCACGATTTCCAGAGCGAAAGCCGGCAATTCGTGCAGGAGGGCAGCACGCTCGCCATCACCTTCGTCTTCGCGCTGATCGTGATCTTCCTGGTGCTGGCGGCGCAGTTCGAGAGCTTCCGCGATCCGTTCATCATTCTGATCGCGCTGCCGACCTCCATGTTCGGCGCGCTCATCCCGCTCAATCTCGGGCTGGCGACGGTCAACATCTACACCCAGATCGGCCTGGTGACGCTGATCGGCCTGATCTCCAAGCACGGCATCCTGATGGTGGCCTTCGCCAACCAGCTTCAGGAAGAGGAGGGGCTCGGGCGGCGCGAGGCCATCGTGAAGGCGGCCTCGATCCGGTTGAGGCCGATCCTCATGACGACGGCGGCCATCGTGGTCGCCATGGTGCCGCTGCTGATCGCGGAAGGGGCGGGCGCGAAGAGCCGCTACGATATCGGCCTCGTGATCGCCGCCGGCATGACCGTCGGCACGATCTTCACCCTGTTCGTGACCCCCGCCATCTACACCTATATCGCTCGCGACCATCGTGCCGCGGAGGCCCGGGACACCGGCGGGAGCGAGGAGGCCGAAGGGGCCAGGGCGACCTGAGGCGGCACGGGAACCGGCCGCCCGAGCGTGCCTATCGCCGCGTTCCGCGCCGTGCGCCTTCGATGCAGGCCTCCACGATGGCGTCGGCGTCGATGCGGTAATGGGCATAGAGCTCCGCGATCGAGCCGGTCTGGCCGAAATGCTCCACGCCGAGCGCCTGCACCCTGTGGCCGTGGACCGAGCCGAGCCAGGACAGCGTCGCGGGATGCCCGTCGAGCACGGTCACCAGGCCCGCATCGCGGGCGAGGGGGGCGAGCAGGCGCTCCACATGGGCCTGCCGGTCGTGGCCGTGCTGGCGCGCCGTCTGGGCGGCTTTCCACCCGGCGGCGAGGCGGTCGGCGGAGGTCACCGCCAGAAGCCCCGCGCCGGGGAAGCTGTGCAGCACGTCGCCCATGGCGGCCGCCGCCTCCGGCGCCACCGCGCCCGTATAGGCGATGGCGAGCCGTGCGCCCTCCGCGGGCGGACGCACCCAATAACCGCCCTGGATGATGTCCTCCTTCGTCTCGTCGCCGAGCGCGCGCACCGGCTGGTCGATGGTGCGCGTCGACAGGCGCAGATAGACCGAGCCGCCATCGCGCTCGTGCACCCATTCGTCGCCCCTGGGCGCGCGCGGCTCGCGCTGGATATATTCGAAGGCCCATTGGAGGATGGCGGCCAACTCGTCCACATAGGAGGGCTCGAAGGCGGCGAGCCCGTCCTGCGCCATGCCGATCAGCGGTGTGCCGACGGACTGGTGCGCGCCGCCCTCGGGCGCGAGCGTGATGCCGGACGGCGTCGCGGCCAGGATGAAGCGGGCGTCCTGATAGCAGGCATAGTTGAGCGCATCGAGGCCGCGCTGGATGAACGGGTCGTAGAGCGTGCCCACCGGCAGGACGCGCGTGCCGAAGAGCTCGTGCGACAGCCCCAGCGCGGCAAGCAGGATAAACAGATTGTTCTCCGCGATGCCGAGCTCGATATGCTGGCCCTTCGGCCCGGCATCCCAGAGCTGGGCGGACATGAGCTTGCGCGCGTGGAAGACGTCCTCCTTCTCCTTCATGGAGAACAGGCCGCGCCGGTTCACCCAGGGGCCGAGATTGGTGGAGACGGTCACGTCCGGCGAGGTCGTCACGATGTGGTCGCCAAGGGGCGCGTCGGACCGGGCGATCTCGGCGAGGATCTTGCCGAAGCCCTCCTGCGTGGACATCGCGCCCTTCGCCTCCGGCACGGGCAGCTCGCCCACCGGCACGGCGGGCGCCTTCAGACGGCGCGTGCCCTCGCGCACGAAGGGGACGGAGGAGACGAGCCGCTCCATCTCGTCCTCGGGCCTGGAGAGCCCTGCGAAGCGCGACCATTCCTCGCCGTCGGCAAGCCCCATGGACGCCTTGAGGGCGGCCATCTGCTTCGGCGTCATGAGGCCGGCGTGATTGTCCTTGTGGCCGGCAAAGGGCAGGCCCTTGCCCTTGACCGTGTAGCAGATGAAGGCGATGGGCCGGTCGTCGCGCACGCCCTCGAAGGCCTCCAGAAGCGTTTCGAGGCAATGCCCGCCGAGATTGGTCATGAGGTCGGCGAGCGCGTCGTCGTCATAGCTGTCGACGAGCTTCAGCGTCTCGGGATGGCCGGAGAGATCGGCGCGCAATTGCTGGCGCCAGCCGGCGCCGCCCTGGAAGGTGAGGGCGGAATAGAGCGAGTTCGGGCAATCGTCGATCCATTGCCTGAGCGCCTCGCCGCCGGGCCTGGCGAAGGCCGCGCGCTGCCTGGCGCCGTGCTTTATGGTCACGACCTGCCAGCCCATATTGGTGAACACGTTCTCCAGCTTGGGATAGAGCCGGTCGGAGATCACCGCGTCGAGGCTCTGGCGGTTATAGTCGATGATCCACCAGCAATTCC from the Kaustia mangrovi genome contains:
- a CDS encoding transketolase, producing the protein MASPAQATQDHGEAAQERLPVETLEELERKVLWLSSQIIHHANHERRKDDDLKVGGHQASSASLATIMTALYFRVLNPQDRVAVKPHASPVFHAIQYLFGHQTLEKLEGFRAFGGAQSYPSRTKDSDDVDFSTGSVGLGVAMTSFASLVQDYIRAKGWGRERPEGRMVALVGDAELDEGNIYEALLEGWKHDLRNCWWIIDYNRQSLDAVISDRLYPKLENVFTNMGWQVVTIKHGARQRAAFARPGGEALRQWIDDCPNSLYSALTFQGGAGWRQQLRADLSGHPETLKLVDSYDDDALADLMTNLGGHCLETLLEAFEGVRDDRPIAFICYTVKGKGLPFAGHKDNHAGLMTPKQMAALKASMGLADGEEWSRFAGLSRPEDEMERLVSSVPFVREGTRRLKAPAVPVGELPVPEAKGAMSTQEGFGKILAEIARSDAPLGDHIVTTSPDVTVSTNLGPWVNRRGLFSMKEKEDVFHARKLMSAQLWDAGPKGQHIELGIAENNLFILLAALGLSHELFGTRVLPVGTLYDPFIQRGLDALNYACYQDARFILAATPSGITLAPEGGAHQSVGTPLIGMAQDGLAAFEPSYVDELAAILQWAFEYIQREPRAPRGDEWVHERDGGSVYLRLSTRTIDQPVRALGDETKEDIIQGGYWVRPPAEGARLAIAYTGAVAPEAAAAMGDVLHSFPGAGLLAVTSADRLAAGWKAAQTARQHGHDRQAHVERLLAPLARDAGLVTVLDGHPATLSWLGSVHGHRVQALGVEHFGQTGSIAELYAHYRIDADAIVEACIEGARRGTRR